From the Tachyglossus aculeatus isolate mTacAcu1 chromosome X3, mTacAcu1.pri, whole genome shotgun sequence genome, the window atggggattaaatcctactcccacctagttagactgcaagctccatgtgcttggcaagtaccatttaaaaaaaaaaagaatccactGATTTTACATCATCATCCCATTGTCTCATTTGGGGGATATCACTAATATCTTATTGCCAAGCTTTCAAGGATGAGGAAAACTGCCAAAGCACCTTTACAATTCATGAATGTAATACAAACTCATTCAGGCTGGTATTTTCTCTTCATAGCTTTTAAATTTTTAAATGAATTCCATccacatttttctaaaatgaagaAGGATCATAGATAAGGTAAATTATTGGTTTTAGCCCTTCAGAATATATCTTGGCTTTGCTTATGGCCACCATCTATCATAAAAGTCCTAAATGTCTCTAAAGTTAAGATAAAAGGGAAAGAATCTCGGCTTTTAGGGGCTTTCGAATGAATGCAATATCCTGTCCAGCATAGATCAGTCACCTCTGCCAAAATGCACCTTGTCTTGTGCTATACCAGAATTGATGGTTCTTGAATGCCACGGTTCCAGAACTCTTCCTCCAAAACCAACTTGGAAATGAAAGCACCCAAACAAAACTAACAGCCTTAtgctttttttaattatttaactTTATTACTTGTTGCACCATTTATACAATTACATATAATTTCAATGCATCCATTgtacattttgttttttttttcaggttttttttgtttcatttttccaaTGAGTGGTGTGTTGGTGTCTGTGACACAGAATGGAAGAGAACTGGAACTGCAATGAACGCAGACTTTTTTATTCATTTCCACTGACCAATAAACAGAACTACAGGTGCATCCAACCACGGACATGCATTAACTCGTCATGAGAAATCTAGGTAGGCTAAGTAGGATGAGAATGTTTATTACTCCCAAAAATATCTGGAGAGGAAGAATGGAGGATTGGATTTGAGAAAAATGTGGACAGCTAAGTGGGATCTGTCTGAAAGTTGGCATTCATCCACGGCATTAAAAAAATATCAAAATAAGAAAGgctgtaaattaaaaaaaaaaacattgaaaaTACTGCTTTCGTATAGATCTGATTGCCTTGGCCCAGAGACAAGGGCTAAAATCAAAACACATCACTCCCATACCCCATTACTGAAGGAAAAGAGATTTTGATACATTGGTGGAGTGCATTAAACAGCAGTTCGGGTACAAAAGATGTGCTGGACTTTCAGACATCCGTCTTTAAAATTGAGGATTATTTGTAGAGTTGACTGAAGGTATAGTAGATATTTCCCCACAAAAATACTATTTTGgattctcccccaccctctccctccctcccttgatGGGACATCCATTTTTTGGGCAATACATATTGTTATTTCAGATCCGAAACAAGTTAGTAGAGCTGgaataagagagagaaagaaagagagagagaacaagagagagaaaaataaggagagagagagagagaaagagagagagagacaggttgTTTGAAGTGGTCATTTTTCAATAGGCTGTCCATGTTACTCTTTCACTGCTACGGTCTGATCCGAATTCACCACCGGGGCCTCAGATGGTTTAACTTCATctggctgagaggcagggggggcCTGGGTCTTAGGTGTAGAACTAGGTGCTTCCGACACTGCTGGGGTCTCCTTGGACGAAGTTGCAGCTTCGCTGCTGCTAGGTTTTGAGTCTGAAGCTTGAGCCACCTCAGCTGTAGTTTCTTGGGCTGCTGGTGCCTCCGGAGCCTCAGTCTTTttggcttccccttcctctttgctCTTGTCATCTACTTTACTAGTTGCTGTGACTTCCGTAGGCTGGGACATTTTAGCCTCGGTGCTGGGCTCAGAAACCTTAGGAGCTTCGCTGGTGGTGGTGGCCGCAGCAGTAGCCACGGTCGGTTCAGGCTCCGTGTTCTTCGGCGGCTCCAGTTTTGCATCGGCGACGGACTCTAGCTTCTCCGGCTCAGCTTTCGGAGCTTCTTCCTTGCCGGCTGCTgcgtccttctccccttccttgtcTTCGGTCTTGTTGGCAGTAACCTGGGGGTCTTTGTCACTCTTCTCACCCTTGTTGTTCTCCTTCACTTCGGCGGTCTCCTTGGCAGCCTGGGTCTCCTCGTTCTCTTTGGGAGTTTCTTCTTCTTCGGCACCGGCCCCTTCGGCCTTCTTATCTTTGTCCTTCGCTTTCTCATCATTCACATTGTAACCCTTCTTCTTCTTGCTGAGTTTGCCTCCCATCCTCACAGTTCTGGAACAGAAAAGCAAAAGGGCAGTCGCATTTAAAAAGACACCCAAAACAAAGGCTACACTTTCAGTACCACGCGGCTTCCAGTCCCTAATCCCAAACCGACTGGTGAGATCCGTCATCTCGCCCTATATtgctgaagtcagggagaggcggGAAGATGCTAGATTTGAAGATGGGCAGCGTTGTTTTCTGATGAGCTCACACACGCTCAAGCTGAATGGCACAATGGCCTCAGCAGACAGCATTTTAGCCTGCCCTGGTTAATCGATGATTgagctatcatatttattgaatgcctacggtgtgcagagcagtcaatcaatcattcatatttattgagggcttactgtgcgcaactcactatactgagtgcttgggacaatacaacacaacaatattgcATTAGTATCACCATCACCAGTCATcgaagaaagagaacaaaaagcaAATTGGCCCGATATCTTAAGAGGGACTTTATAACTCTTGGCAATTTGACATCGTAATAAtaacacaataatagtaataataatatcaattattattatcattattattattaagtgctgaggtagatacaagatgatcaggtccctcatggtgctcaaagtctaaataggagggagaacagatattgaaaccctattttgcagatgacggaactgaggtacagaagttaaatgccttgcccaagggcacacagcagacacgtggcacagccaggattagaatccaggtcctctaactccaaggcccatattctttctgaacaatcaatcagaagtatttatagagtgcctactgtgggcagaacactgtactaagcaattgggagaatgaaACAAATAGACAAAGAAACTTTccaacaaggagcttccaatcttccAATCAAATCTAGCTGATTTGATTCACCAATGAACTGATGCATGACAGCAGTACTTAAGTGCAAGCATGATAACTTTCACTCAGATACTCTCAATGAGGAGGTACTACAATCTGGCACAGGAAGTTAATTTGCAGTGGAGAACTGATGTCCTATTAATGACAGCCCCCAAGCTACCCCAAAGAAGGGTAACAGCTCATTTTGAAAATACAGAATCTAAAGTGGCATACAAATAGGGTACATTTTCAAAATACATGCTTAGCATCTGTTTGATTTGTAGACTTCTGATATGAAGTGGCCTattagagagagcatgggcctgggagacagaggacatgggttctaatcaggctTGGCCACACGCCGAGCCCGGCggataacttgtacctaccccaaggctcagaacagtgctcagcacataataagtaataataataataacaataactataataatggcatttattaagcgcttaatatgtgcaaagcactgttctaagcactggggaggttacaaggtgatcgggttgtcccatgaggggctcacaatcttaatccccattttacagatgaggtaactgaggcacagagaagttaagtgatttgcccaaagtcacacagctaacaattggcaaagccggggtttgaacccatgacctctgactccaaagcccatgctctttccactgagccacactacttctctaagcacttggagcttaacaagtaccataattattattattatgatgccggctgggtgacctcgggaaagtcacttaactcctctgggcctcggttttctcagctATAAAAGTCTATAAACTATAAAACTAAAAACTAaaaaatgggggttcgatacctattctccctcctactgagactgagagccccatgtgggacaaggattgtgtctgacctgattaatttgtatctactccagcacttagaagaatgctcgacattgaaagcactcaacaaatagcaaaAAAAAGTTCCTTTCTTTTCTAAAATGGCTCAGATTACTGGGATGCCTGCTGTCATGAGGTCCCCAAAACAAGTGTACTTCATTATatcaagggatcatgtctaccaactctgattcccaggccagggctctttccactaggcaacactgcttgtgTGAAACATGATTACATGTATTTCTGAAAAATTGCATCTCTTATTAGACATGTTGTACTAAGACACGGAGGAATAGCCAGATGGACTTTCTAAATGAGGCCCATATGTGAAAAGTGGGAAGGTTCTTTACGTTTTATACTAAGCAACAGGAATATAGATTTTGAAGTAGTTGTGAATGTGCTTCCAATTTCCTAGTTCTTGGCTATACCTCTGGCCATGTCCACATGGGATAAACCTAAGGtcagtttttaaaaaattcagagGCCTGGCCAATGTGAAGCAGGAATCAAGAAGGAGCGAAGCCTAGTGgaccacgggactgggagtcagaaagatctgggttctaatccagctccgctatgggtctgctgtgtgaccttgactttaacttgaattctcagtgcctcagttacctcatctgtagaatggggattaagactgtgagccccatgtgggacagggactatgtccaacctgattggcttgtattgacttagtacagttcctggcatatagtaagcagttaacaaatatggTAAAAAAACCACAAAAGTGTCAGCACAACCGACAGTGCCTGCAGTAACTGTCTTGGGTCACAAAATCTAGAATCTGTCCCCGTCTTCTGATGCAGGGGTCGACTTGTCAAGTCCTACCCTGACAAGTTCCTATAATCAGGGGTGCAACAGAAACTAAGGCGGAGAACATCTGgacatataaaataaaataatgggcAAAAAGGCATCCAGTGGCCAGCCAGTCCCAGACaagggacagaccagctggaaaCCAGATGAATGGCCACGCTTTAAACATCAGGGGGATTTGCAAGCAatcttatttctttttatttttccaaatgaaCCACAGTCAAGCTGAGGAATATTAGATTGAGCTCACAGAAGCAGGATATTTTTGTTGTAAGATGTTATTCTAGGCACCTGGTACTACTAGCAGCAAATGCCAGGAGTGGAGTAACAGTTCATGACAGTGTGCTCACAATGTGGGTGGGATTATCAGTCACTCATTAGTTTAATCAactacactcacacacactaaAGGTGGTCTCATTTCAAAAATATCTTAGGTGACGTCTCTCCCATGACCGAATCCACCATTCTCAAGTTCCCCCTCAACCGGCCCACCTCGGCCTGATCTGATGAAGTAGACGAAGCAAGCACTGGTCAGCAGGATGAGGTTAGAGGGCTCACATCAGGAAGGAGTCCAAGTGGGCCATCGGGGAACAAGGATGGCCCCCTTTTAAGAAGCCAATTTGAAGGGTGCAGCGGAGGGTATGTCTATGAGTGGGTCCGAGAAATACATAGGAAGTCTGGTGgctagagagaaaggaggagcgcTGTCTGGGGTTTGGTGTGGGtaccttcccctctgtctcttcccccgtcTGAACTCTGAGGGAGCTGGCCTGAGACAAAACGCCCACCCCAGTTTCATAGCAGAATGCAGGATCAGAAGTCGGGTGAGGAGAAAGGGTGTCTTAAGCAATGTTGGCTCTTCTGCATGAAGCTCAATTCCCAGCTTGGAGTTTACTTTTCGGTTGGCTGCACACAGCTAGGCATCAAAGGTGGATTTTTCTAGATAAAAATATTCTGAAAACCTGCTTGCATTAGGCAGAATCAGCAACTTTCCATCACTAGACTGCTGCCCTTCACTTGATTGTAAAGGTCATAATAGCAATATCAACAACAGAGAATATTGCTTAATCAAATAAATTAAAATACTGCTCCCACCCTCAACCATTTCATTACCAGATTTAGATTACAGCTGTAATTTTCTTCTCAAGAAAGACGGGGAATACACCAATATGTAAATAGACATGTGAGGTagttgtaagaagcagcatgtaaATTTATTATGGATGccgagcatgtctgctaattctgttgtactggactctcccaagcgctctgcacatagcgtttaataaaaatgattgatggattgagagtggaaagagcacgggactaggagtcagaaggacctgggttctaatcccagctctgccacatgtctgctgtgtgaccttgggcaagtcacttaacttctctgtgcctcagttatctaatctataaaatgggagtgaaaactgtgactcccatgtgagacatggactgtgtccagccagattggcttctatctacctcagagcttagtacactgcctgacatatagtaagtgtttaagagataccatttaaataaaaaattcTGGCTTGCCTTCAAAGCTTAACAGCAAAAATGAGCCTTTTGATTTGGTGACTCATGAGTGCTTAAGCACAGACAGTCGCCCACATCTTACAGGAGGAAATAGTCCCACAGACAGAGCTGAAAAAGATGAAGCAGTCATCATTTGTACTGCTTCCTTATCTGAGTGGCTGCTTGACTGACAATAGAAGAAACCATGTCACTCACTTCCTCTTTTGTTGAACTTTCATTTCTTCCATAGTTCCCTATTTTCTGTCAGCTTGCTCAGAGAGCAGTGGGAAGTCTAGCTTATACCTCTCCCCATTGCAAGTCTCTTTTTGTGTCCACCTGGCCGAGCCCTGCACCGACCATGCTGGCTGGTTTGAGGAAAGGAATACACTGTGCCTAAAAGTCCAAACAAAACATGGAACCCCATCCacgttttgttttcctttttaaaaacagAAACTAAACTCTGGTTACACTTCACTTGTCTccctgggaggaaggagagagtgccGAGAAGGCCAGACCTGGCTATTTTGTGCATCTTCTAATTTCTGAATTTAGACAAATGCAAACTTGAGATTGTACTTAATGCCCTTACGCCTCCCACCCTGTTAGATTCTGACCAGTTCTAAATCACAGAGTACAGAAAACAAATCTGTCTTTACAGTAAATAAACACTTGAGATGAAATTCAGGAATACCGTTTGCCTAACCATCAGACATACTCTGAACCTGACTTCATTAGATTGTCATTTGCACTCCGATGCCAAATCACTTTGCTCTCTTCTATCCCAAGGCAGGCTCCCCTTTCAGTAGCATGTTGAGTAGGCTGAGATGATTATAgggcttcaggaaatctccaaCTCCTAACAAGCATATGCTTAGAAGGGGGCGGGGGTTGGCAGGAATATTTCAAGGCAGTGATGGTTGGGAGAAAGGGTGGCCTCATAGGAAATAGAACATGTTGTCTAGGTTGGAAGCCATAGATAGGCTGCCACACATCAGGAAATCCTCTTAAGTGATGCTTCTCACATAACTGAATCGACCGTTCACAGGTTCTCCCTCAGCCAGCCCACTTCAGCCTAATCTGATGAAGCAGACAAAGCAAGGACTGGTCTTCAGGATGAGGTCACGTAAGGAAGAAGTGCAAGTGGGCCATCAGGGAAATGGGATTGGTCCCACTTAAAGAAGTCAGTTGGGGcggggaagggcagagaagggggtgtcGATGAGCAGGTCTGAGAAATATACAGGAAGTCTGGTGGTTGGAAAGAAAGGAGCACTTTAAAAAGGTCTACCTAAATATTGAAATCACTGGGTGTGATTTTCTGTCACTGTTGACTCCGACGAAAACTTGGGGCAGGGCTTTCTGAGCAGTGGGATTCGttaaaatataacagaaacacACACATAGGGCAGGACAGAAAATCATGGGCACAGGTGGGTCAGGGGAACACAAAAATCAGTCTGTAGTCCTTATTTAATGTCAGCCATGGGCAAattgttgttctaagtgcttggaagagtacagtgaggaagaagcctcACATGTTTTCAACCTAACAAGGGTGGCAGATAAGAcatgatttatttataattaGAAGGAAAAACAGAGGTACACTGGTCATAACAAGAGAAGAGAAACATAGACACctgcctgctgtaggaccttggaaaagtcatgtaacctctctgtgcttcagtttcctcatctgtaagatggggataaaaaagtatttctccttcccacttggtgttcagaggggtagatacaaactgatcagttggatacagtccctgttctaaaaGAGGCCCACAgtattaaccctcattttacagatgaagtaactgaggcacagagaaataactgtgggggagggggagttccctcatctataaaatgaggattaagaatgtgagctctacCTGGGGCAGGAATAGTGTCCAACTTGCTCAACTTGTAccaaccctggtgcttagtacagtatctggcacatagtaagcacttaaataccatttaaaagaactgGTAGGCATCCCAGGAGATTGGTCTCTCAATCGGTCCCTCAATCATTAAGAGGCTGCAGCTCTGTTTGGTACCACTACCTCTTGAGGGCCAGGGTCTGAGCCTAATTTCCACCTGTACACTctttcctagtgtttagtacagtgcttaataaataatataactACTACTACCCACAGGGTCTGAGCAGTGCTAAATCAGGAAAGCCCTGCTCACCCCAAATGTGAAGGAGTCTAGAAAAGACACCCATAAACTCTGCCTGCTTATCCCAGAAAGTTTTGCTAGACTAGCACCGCAACTGATGAGCCTtaacatgggagaagcagcgtggctcagtggaaagagcccaggctttggagtcagaggtcatgggttcaaatcacggctccaccccttatcggctgtgtgaccttgggcaagtcacttaacttctctgtgcctcagttccctcatctgtaaaatggggatgaaaactgtgagccctccgtgggacaacctcatcaccttgtaccctctccagtgcttagaacagtgtttgcacatagtaagcacttaaaaaatgccataatttttcccttctagactgtgagcccgtcgttgggtagggaccgtctctatatgttgccgacttctacttcccaagctcttagtacagtgctctgcacgcagtaagcgctcaatatatatgattgaatgaatgaacatgggagtGCAAAAAGGAATCTAAGTGAAGAAAAGAACAGCAAGTCTTCCAATAGGGAGAACGATGTTTGATGAGCTAACATCCAGATCTGGTCCCAAGTGATGACTTCAAAAATGACTAACTGCTCACAGGTCTAGTCTTCTCAGTCAGACAGTGTGTTTGTTTCAGTTACCACTCAGAGGCATTCATGACCTTCTAATGATTCTGTCCCTAGTTCCCCAACAGAAGCACTCTGCCATATGATCAGTTCATATGTTCCACTTGAAAAGTGGGACATCAAAAAGGAGCAACAAAGACTCTATAAGAATCCAGAGAGACGCATCACAATAgtgcccgttatgggcagggaacatttctgctaattcagtcaatcaaccaatcatatttattgagtgcttactgtgtgcaaagcattgtactgagcacttgagaagtgcaatataacaatataacagacacattccttgcccacaacaatttacagtctaattctgttgcactgtgctcttccaagcacttagtacagtgttctgcatatagtaaccatTCAATcattgaatatcattgattgagtgctggtaTTCTCACTGGACAGTTCAGGGCCCTGATACTCATGAGATTTCAAGAGAGTGGCACTGAATCATGGAGAAAAATCACTGATAATATGGGACAGGTAAATTAAAAAGAAGTGGCCTATTAGGGTTGTAAGACCCCCGAGAGAGtgagactatgtctaattcccacctggtaGTCTTTCCTTGTACTTAATAAAGTGGTCTGcaaagagcaagtgcttaataaatactattgttactactTTTATTCAGAGACTATGCCGTGCATCAGTTCATAAACAACACAATCTTTCACTTAATGAACAAAAGAAAGCCTAGAACTATGCAGTGGTCCTTTAATGAGTATATCATTATTCAATAGTGAAGTCTAAAGGGAGttcctatttctagactgtaagcttgtcctctagactgtaagctcactgtggatggagaatgtgactgtgtctgtttattgttatattgtactctcctatgcacttagtacagtgttctgtatacagtaagccctcaaataaatgactgaatgaatgactaggcaaTGCACCAATTCCTGCTGCTTGAGAATTGGCCTGATACAGTCCAAATTCCAATAATGATACAGGAAAGGTATCATAAAGTGGCATCCAAACCACCCAGGCAGTTTAATGTCAAACGCCTGGAGAATGAAGACGAATGCAATGAAATTCATGGCAACATCAAAGCAGGCTTATTAGCACAAACATTTCTATCATCTCTACCAAAAATACCAACAATTGGATGTCTCTATGGGATACTTTCCAGCAGGAAGACTAAGATGTGACTGGAAGAAATACCAGGGTTCTGAGATAAAAGAGTTACTGCAGCAAAACAAGAAATTCATCTGCAGATccagaacagtgtggcctaatggaaaaaacatgggcctgggaatcagaggactgggttctaatcctgactctgccacctgcctgctgggtgaacctggacaagtcacttcacttctctgtgcttcagttaccccatatgtaaaattgggattaagactgtgagccccaagtgggacagagagtgtgtccaaccagatttacttaCTGctaatccaccccagtgattagtacaatgtctggcacatggtaaatgtttaacaaagaccaaaattattgttactattaatattatcaccATGACCAAAAGATTGATTATCTCAGGATGCAGAGAAAGGTAAAACACCTATCTGACAAGGTATAAAGATAGATGCCTTAGGGAAACCCAAAGCTACACAAACTCAAACCAAAGCAATATTTTCAGCCATTGCTGAAAAGAGCTTTGGATCCATCAGTACACCAGTGAAGATTAGAGCTGGCTCCACTCTCTTTACAGACAAAGAGGAATTCTAAAGAATTGGCAATTACACTTTCATGATACCCTCAAACACTTCTTTCACCACTGACAATGACTCTAAAACATCAGGTCCGCTGACTCACATTGGAGGACTCGAACTCTCACACCAACACTTAGTGAAATCAACCCTTCGGTTACAGCCACCAAGAGCAACCCAAGTCTGGGAATTAGTGGAATACGATCAGAGATCTACAGAGAGAAAATGTGTTGTCTAATCATCTTCATGGGCTCGTCAACATGTGAAATACGGAGGAAATGCCACAGGATTTACAAGAAGCTACCAATACCACATCTATGAGAAAATGGGAaagagctgagacccagagatgttaggtgacttgcctgaggtcacacagcagacatatgttgccggaactagaacccagatccttctgactcccagaaggatCCCCTGGGATCCTTCTCCTCTGAAACTCCTCCAGACTCCAGAGGATCCAGACTCCTCTGAAACTAAATTATGTTAACTGGTCATCACATTGTCCAGTGACACAACGAAAGGGAAGGCAAGGGTGTTCTTTGGAGGGAAACAGATAGAGTCTGGACCCAGCATGATAGTTAAGAGTCAGACCAAACTGAAGGAAAAGGGTGATTGCTCAACTTTCCATAAGGATGTAAGACCTTGTCCACCCACCAAATGCCACATCCAGTATCTCCAGTAGTTCCAAATATTTCACACCAAGCATCACGACAGAATCACAAACACTGAGACCCTAGAGCACGGTCCAACCACTGCTGAAACATACACATCACATCTTTGCTGCAGGATAAATGACAACAAAGTACCAAAATATTGGCCCTCCAGGGAGCGGAAATGGAGCAACTGCAAAGAAGGTGGCAGAAGAAACTCTTTAAATTTAAAGACATGGTCAAATATATCATTTAATGACAGGGTAGAAACACAAACAGTTAAGACAGGTGAACCTGAAATCCTTCAGTCAAAGTGGGTAAGCAAAGGGCTTCAGGAAGATGGTGCTATTGATAGAAAAACtaaatctgtgtccaacccatcagGTGGTAAATGCAACAGTACAGCAAGGAGTAACTTTCCATGCCTGTAGAAGGAATTGTCATGGCCCACATTGGCATATCTACCACCCCTGCACACCCTGCTTAAAATCTCCCCAAAGGATAACTATAGCTCTTGCCTCCTCTGAGTATACTCACATATAAAAGCTGACCTTCTTCATGGTTCATTTTGTAACCTATGACAACTTCCTCTTCCTTTGGAGACCCAGAAATAGGAGATTAATTTTAAAGGAAGGGAGTTTCCCTGAGTCAAATTCATCTGGATGTACTCTGTTTTTCTGCAATTCCCGGAACCTGTGTCATTTGAATGGAGATtctatcaattaaccaatcagtgagacttatcaagtgcttactgagtgcaaagccctgaccttggaaagtacaacagaagtaataCACATGTTTCCTTCTCTCAAGGTCCTTAGAAAATCAGGAATTTGTAATCTAATTCTCCCATCCCAATATTCAAAATGTCTGAGTAGTTCTGAGCTATTTCTTTGATGAGCTTCCTTATCCCTTAAAAATCCTGGATTTGTCATTCATACCCAATCACAAAATCATACAGAGAAATTCTTAtagcagtttttttaatggtgcttgttaagcgcttactatgtgccaagtactgtactaagtgctgaggtagatacaagataatcaggttggctacagtccctgacccacgtaagggctcccagcctagttaggagggagaacaggtattaacccctattttatagatgaagtaactgaggcacagagaagctaagtgacttgcccaagataacttTTTTCCTATTTAACATTGGATTCGGTAGTCTTAGGTTAAGCTGGGACATGAttttctttg encodes:
- the BASP1 gene encoding brain acid soluble protein 1 encodes the protein MGGKLSKKKKGYNVNDEKAKDKDKKAEGAGAEEEETPKENEETQAAKETAEVKENNKGEKSDKDPQVTANKTEDKEGEKDAAAGKEEAPKAEPEKLESVADAKLEPPKNTEPEPTVATAAATTTSEAPKVSEPSTEAKMSQPTEVTATSKVDDKSKEEGEAKKTEAPEAPAAQETTAEVAQASDSKPSSSEAATSSKETPAVSEAPSSTPKTQAPPASQPDEVKPSEAPVVNSDQTVAVKE